The following nucleotide sequence is from Nitrospira defluvii.
ACGATCGCGCCGATCTCCGCGCCGATCACGGCATAGAGTGCGCCGTAGAATGGGCCGAAGGCCGCTCCGGCTGCGAGGTCCAACGGCAAACTGGGGATCGGCGGGACGATCACGGCCCCGACCATGCCTCCGATCAGCAGCAGCGGCCCCAGCGGGCCGGCCTCATTGATCCATTGCGCGAGCGCGGTCGGCGAAAAATATCGCTCATAGTCGAATGAGGAGCCCCCCCACCAAGCGGCGGCCACCGCCAGGGCGCCACACCCCAGTTTGATCCAGGTCGTCATCGTGCGCAGCATCCCTGTGGAGACCATCGTTATGGCGCTCATGGTGAAACCACTTGCATCACATGTCCATCGGGATCTCGCACCAGGAAGCCTTTCCCGAATCCCACACTCTTATCCGGCAACGTCACCACGCCGGATGACACAAACTGCGCCCCGTCTCGCAGGGCTGATGCGGCTGCCTCCACATCGGACACCACGAGCGTCGTCTGCCAGTGCCAGAGATCGGTCGGGTGCGAATCGATGGGGAAAGGCCGTCCCGCCGTCGGGAGTTCATATTCCAGAAATTCCAGGCTCGGCGGGTTCAGCTTCGGGGCCAGGCCGGTGACGCGTGTACGGGCGCCGGGCAAACTGTCGAGATACTGTTGGGTCGCGCCCATATTGAGCGTGCCTCCGGCAACCGTCATCCCCAACAAGTCGCGATAAAACTTGGTGCTGTTCTCCGTGCTCCGGACCGTCATCGCCGTGTGATCGATCCCCAGGAACAGGTCGGTCCCGCCCCTCTGCCAGCGTGGATGCCCCTTGCCATCCGGGAACCAGAGCAGTTCGAGATTATGTCCGTCCGGATCTCGAAATTTCATGGCCTTGATGCCGGCGGCGGCGACATTCGACCTCGGGATGGTCTGCGGCCGCGGTGATACCTGGCGGACATGGTGCTTCCGCAGCTGCGCCCAGGCGGCCTCCATGTCGCGCACGACGATGGCGCAGTGCTGGAACCAGAGATCATGGCTGTAAGACGGCATCGGAATCGGCCGCAGGTCCGGGGGCGAGAGAAACTCGGTCAGCACCAGTTCCTGTTCGCCGAGTTGCAGCCTCACCACTCGCGCGCGCACGCCGAACAGACCCCAGAATTGATCATATTCAGGCCCATCGACCTCCACGTCACTCAGCGGCGTGAACGTCAATACGTCACGGTAGAAGGCGATGGATCGGTCCATGTCCGAGACGGTGAAGCCGACGGAGGCGACGGATTGGACTGCAACCTGGGCCTCCGATGGCACGGTGAAACATACAAGGAATGGCAGGGCGGTGAGCACAATCTTCCTGGCAAAACTCTTCACGTTTCACCTTTCACGCCGGTTGTTTCACGCAAGTCTTGAGAGCAGATGATCCCCTACTCGCAGGGCGTTCGCGATGATCGTCAGTGAGGGATTGACCGCTGAGCTCGAGACGAAGAAGCTTGCATCCACAACGTAGAGATTATCCAGATCGTGCGCCTTGCAGTGCACGTCCAGCACGCTGGTCTTTGGATCACGCCCGAAGCGGACTGTCCCGCACTGGTGTGCCGTGCCGGCAATCGGAATCTTCTTCCCCAGATACAGGTGTGTGGGCAGCAGATGTTCTTCGCAGCCTAGATGATTGAGCATGCTCTTGAGCTTGGCAGCCAATCGCTGATGCGCCTCCAGATTGTTTTCCGTATAGGCGAGTGTGATGCTCCCGTCCTTGCCGACAAGCACGCGGTTGTTCGGATCGGGCAGATCTTCCGAGGTCATCCAGAAGTCGAGCGAATGTTTCGCCATCTTGTCGAGGGCAAGCCCCGGCGCAAAGGCCGGCGCACCGGCCCGCAGCGAATCCAGATTCTGCTTCCCGATCATCGAGATGTGGCCCATGGGATAATTCCACTCAGTCGAGGGAAAGTAGAAGTCGTTGAGGCCGATGGTTTTTTGAAAGACCGTCGGGTTCGGCAGCCTGGAGATCGCCAGCATGGCCGAATTGTTGTGACACATGTAGTTCCGGCCCACCAGGTCGGAGGAATTGGCAAGCCCATTGGGATGTTTCCCGTTCGCGGACTTTAACAAGAGCGCGGCCGAGTTGATCGCGCCGGCTGAGACCACCACAATGTTGCCTGTGAAGATGTCCGTCCAGCCGTCGCGCTCCACGACGACGCCCGTGACTTCACGGCCTGTCCCCCTCGACTCCAATCTGACGACCAGTGCGTTGGTGAGCAGCGTCACGTTCGGATACTGCAACGCCGGATCGACACAGACCACTTGCGAGTCGGCCTTGGCATTCACCAGACAGGGGAAACCGTCACAGGTGTTGCATCGGATGCAGGCACTATGCTCCTTCTGCTGTTCGTCCAGCATCACCCCGACCGGCAGATGAAAGGGCTTGTAGCCGCACTTCTGCCAATCCTCATGCAGCACCTGAATGCGAGGCTCGTGAGTGAGCGCAGGATACTTGTACGGCGCGCTGGCCTTCGGTTCCGTCGGGTCTTCCCCGCGGTTGCCGTGCACGTGGTACAAATACTCAGCCTGGGTGTAATAGGGCTCAAGGTCGTCGTAGCCGATCGGCCATTCCGGTGAAATCCCGCCGTAATGTTTGACCTCGCCGAAATCCTGTGCCCGCATGCGCAAGAGCGCCGCGCCGTAGACCTTCGAATTCCCGCCGACATTGTAGTGGATGCCAGGGTGAAACGTACCCCCGTGTTTGTCCTTCCAGGTTTCCTTGGCCTTGTACTTGTTGTCGATGAAGACGGTCTTGGAACTCCAGTTGTCCTTCTCACGCGGCAGGTATCCGCCCCGCTCCAACAAGAGAATCTTTTTCCCCGACGGCGCCAGCTT
It contains:
- a CDS encoding VOC family protein, with the protein product MKSFARKIVLTALPFLVCFTVPSEAQVAVQSVASVGFTVSDMDRSIAFYRDVLTFTPLSDVEVDGPEYDQFWGLFGVRARVVRLQLGEQELVLTEFLSPPDLRPIPMPSYSHDLWFQHCAIVVRDMEAAWAQLRKHHVRQVSPRPQTIPRSNVAAAGIKAMKFRDPDGHNLELLWFPDGKGHPRWQRGGTDLFLGIDHTAMTVRSTENSTKFYRDLLGMTVAGGTLNMGATQQYLDSLPGARTRVTGLAPKLNPPSLEFLEYELPTAGRPFPIDSHPTDLWHWQTTLVVSDVEAAASALRDGAQFVSSGVVTLPDKSVGFGKGFLVRDPDGHVMQVVSP
- a CDS encoding GMC oxidoreductase codes for the protein MATHYDIIIIGTGPGGGTLAYKLAPSGKKILLLERGGYLPREKDNWSSKTVFIDNKYKAKETWKDKHGGTFHPGIHYNVGGNSKVYGAALLRMRAQDFGEVKHYGGISPEWPIGYDDLEPYYTQAEYLYHVHGNRGEDPTEPKASAPYKYPALTHEPRIQVLHEDWQKCGYKPFHLPVGVMLDEQQKEHSACIRCNTCDGFPCLVNAKADSQVVCVDPALQYPNVTLLTNALVVRLESRGTGREVTGVVVERDGWTDIFTGNIVVVSAGAINSAALLLKSANGKHPNGLANSSDLVGRNYMCHNNSAMLAISRLPNPTVFQKTIGLNDFYFPSTEWNYPMGHISMIGKQNLDSLRAGAPAFAPGLALDKMAKHSLDFWMTSEDLPDPNNRVLVGKDGSITLAYTENNLEAHQRLAAKLKSMLNHLGCEEHLLPTHLYLGKKIPIAGTAHQCGTVRFGRDPKTSVLDVHCKAHDLDNLYVVDASFFVSSSAVNPSLTIIANALRVGDHLLSRLA